The Candidatus Eisenbacteria bacterium genome contains the following window.
CTGCGGATCTCGGCGGAAGCCGCCCGCCATCGAGAGAGCCGACGCATCTCCGAAGCGGAGTTCATCCGCATGAGCCGTGAGCCTGGAACCGTGGTGCTCGATGCGCGAAGCCGCGAGAAGTTCGAGCAGCTTCACGTCAAGGGAGCCGTTCACCTGAGCTTCCCGGACATCACGATCGAGCGGCTCCGCCAGCTCTTTCCCGAACCCAGCACGCGGTTCCTCATCTACTGCAACAACAACTTCACTGATGCCGAGGGCCCGTTTCCGTCGAAGCTGCCGAGCGCGTCGCTCAATCTGTCGACGTACATCGCGCTCTACACCTACGGTTACCGGAA
Protein-coding sequences here:
- a CDS encoding rhodanese-like domain-containing protein, with the translated sequence MYAGTLLLSLLLAVASSPARPPERPANPSIDMEAHLRISAEAARHRESRRISEAEFIRMSREPGTVVLDARSREKFEQLHVKGAVHLSFPDITIERLRQLFPEPSTRFLIYCNNNFTDAEGPFPSKLPSASLNLSTYIALYTYGYRNVYELGPTIPLKDSKIEFESTKSLPDH